In Stanieria sp. NIES-3757, the DNA window TTACTCAATTTAGGCGGACCAGAAAAAATCGAAGATGTCCGTCCTTTTTTATATAATTTGTTTTCTGATCCAGAGATCATTCGACTTCCTTGGCAAGGATTACAAAAACCTTTGGCTTGGTTAATCTCCACTTTGAGAGCTAAAAAATCTCAAGAAAACTATTTACAAATTGGTGGCGGTTCTCCCTTATTACAAATTACTGAAGCTCAAGCTGAAGCATTGACAGCTAAGTTATCCGAACTTGGTAAAAATGCTAAAGTTTACATTGGCATGCGTTATTGGCATCCTTTCACTGAAGAAGCGATCGCCCAAATTGAAAAAGATCAGATCGAAAAGGTAGTAATTCTACCGCTTTATCCCCAATTTTCTATTAGTACCAGTGGTTCTAGTTTCCGTGTTCTCGAAGAAATGTGGAAAACAGACCCAAAACTCCAACAAATCAAATATACTTTGATTCCTTCTTGGTATGATGCGCCTGGTTATCTCGAAGCAATGGCAGATTTGATTGCTCAAGAGTTGGATCAATTTGACAATCCAGAACAAGTTCAGATCTTTTTCAGCGCGCATGGTGTTCCCGTCAGCTATGTTGAAGAAGCAGGCGATCCTTATCAAAAAGAAATTGAAGAATGTACTCGTCTGATTATGCAGACTCTCAAGCGACCTAATCAATATACTTTGGCTTATCAAAGTCGAGTAGGTCCAGTAGAATGGCTGAAACCTTACACTGAAGATGCTCTTAAAGAATTAGGAGAACAAGAAGTTAAAGATTTATTGGTAGTTCCGATTAGTTTTGTCTCAGAACATATTGAAACCTTACAAGAAATCGATATTGAATATCGTGAAGTAGCTGAAGAAGCAGGAATTGAAAATTTCCGCAGAGTGCCAGCATTAAATACTCATCCCCGTTTTATCGAATCTCTAGCTCAATTAGTGATTGACTCAGTAGATTCTAATCCTCGCACTTTTGCTCAAGTCACTCATCCCATAGACAACATGAAGATGTATCCTCAAGAAAGATGGCAATGGGGTATGACAACCGCAGCAGAAGTCTGGAATGGTCGATTGGCAATGCTTGGGTTTATTGCTTTATTAATAGAATTGATTAGTGGTAGCGGACCTCTACATTTAGTCGGTCTATTGTAATGGGAAAAGGTTTATGGCTCAAAGGTAAAAGGTAAAAATCTCACTAATTTTCCTTTTCCTTTTAATTTTTTTGAGAGGAACACTGTTTTTTATGAACATACCAATCTTGCCAAGCTTTAGAACTACGAATAGCAAGCCACAATAGTAATAAAGCGATCAAACCTCCCTGTTGAGGAGCAGAAAAAGCTAACAATACTAAACTAAGACAAAGAATATCTTCAAGTATCACAATGAAAATTGGTATCCCGCGTAAGCGAAAAAACCAACCCACTTGCACTAAAGTTAAGACTAACGCAAATACTGCTCCAACTACAGCAATAATCCAAGTAGGAGTAAAATCAAGCTCGGCAATTTCTACGACAGTTACGGCAGTTAAAGCTCCTACCAACGGACTAAAGATTAATTGAAATATCTGTAAAATTCTTTGTCCGAGTAATTTTTTTGAAGCAAATAATTCAAACAACGACCACGAAATTAAAATTGCTAAAATTACCCGTGGATTAATTTTGGCTAAAAGCGGTAGTTGAGACCATAATTTATCTTCGTCAAACAAGCTAATTACGAGTAAAGGTAAAGCAATTCTCATGCCTGCTGCTGCTGAAGCTGATAAAACTGCCAAGATTAAAGTAAACATCTGCAAAAATATAATTAGCTTGAAAGCAACTCCAAGATAGCTGAAAAATTTCAAGGTTTGGGATCGATAGTCTTTACTTCAGCCGATTTAAACTAAAAAATCTCAAGATTGTTGTTATCTAATCACTAATCGCTATAATTCAAACAATTGCGTTTGGTTCTTTTATGTTTGATTTTCTTAATCCTCTTTTTGGTCGCAATCCAGAAAAAATTAAAGCTAATGTAGAAATATACACTTGGGTAACTTGTCCATTTTGTATAAGAGCAAAGATGCTACTGTGGTGGAAAGGGGTTGACTTTACTGAATATAAAATAGATGGTGATGAAGTAGCTAGAAATCAAATGGCTCAAAGAGCTAATGGAAAAAGAACAGTCCCACAAATTTTTATTAACAATCAACATATTGGTGGTTGCGATAATCTGTACGAATTAGATGCTCAAGGAGAATTAGATTCTTTATTATTTGAAGCAGCTAGTTAATAATTGAATTTTATTTTTTCCTGGTTTAAATTCAGCTAAATATCTAATCTTTGCCACGTTAAATTTTTTTGTGCTTCGTTCCAATGCCAACGCAATAAATTAGCAGGTTGTCCCACAGCTATACCCGATAACCCAATTGCTTGGCGAGGAGATGCTGTTGCCATTGCGATCGCTTTTTCAATGCTACAAATTTCCCATTTAATTAAATTATTTACTCCTGCTAATAAGGGTAGGGTTGTTCCTGCTAACGTTCCATCAGCAAGTTTAGCTGTACCAGAGTTAATTTCTATTTCTCGACTGTCCCAAGGATAAAGTCCATCTGGTAATCCTAAAGGTGCTAAGGCATCACTGACTAGAAAGATTCCTTGTTCATAATTACTAGCTGATAACAAAATTTTCATCATGGTAGGACAGACATGGTTGCCATCAGCAATTAAGCCACAAAATACCTGAGCATTAATTATTGCTTCTCCTAACAAACCAGCTTGACGATGATGTAAACTGGGCATGGCATTAAAGGCGTGAGTTACCATTGATGCTCCTAATTTAAAGGCAGTTTTTGCTTGTTCGTCTGTTGCTGTTGAGTGTCCCAAGCTAATAACTATTCCTTGAGAATGTAAATAAGTAATTGTTGTTCCGCTTGAGTCTAATTCAGGAGCTAAAGTAATAATTTTGACAAGATTTTGATAACTTCCTAGGACTTGTTGTAAATTTTCAATTGTTAAGGGTAATAAATATTCTGCTGGATGCGCTCCTCTTTTTTCGTAATTTAGAAAAGGGCCTTCTAAATGAACTCCGATAATTTGGGCTGTTTTTTTACTAGGAGTTTGACTATTAATAAACTTATCTATTGTTGCCAAGGAGTTTTGAATTTTTTCGATTGAAGTGGTCACAATTGTTGGTAAAAATCCGTCTACTCCCTGCGACCAAAGAAAATCACAAATTTTTGAGAGTTTAGTTAAATCTTCTGGTTGCAAATCGGGAAATGCCAAACCTAGCGCACCATTAATTTGTAAGTCTATTCCTCCTAAAGATAGCCAATCTCCCTGTAAATCGATGACTTGTTTTTCTGTGTTGACTATGGTATTATTACTAACAGGTTTAATTTGATTAATAATTCCTTGCTCATTAATTTCTACTTGTTGCAACTCTTCAAAACCAGGCAAACAAGCATTAATAATTTTTTTTCCATTTCCCATTATTTTTTTTTCAAAGCTAAAAAAAACGCGCTTTTTTTTGATTAGTTAATAACAGTTTTTGCTTGACTTTATGTTATTATTTTAAATAATAGGAATATTGACGTTTATCGATAGCTGCCAATATTCCCATTATGAAACTATATTGTTCAAATAATACCAGAAAACGAACTCAATAGTATTCTATCTTTGAGCAAATTTCCTAAAAAAAATCTTAAAAAAAGTCATTAACAAGTTAAAATAGTTGGTTCAAGAATTAATCAATAATCGTGAGTCAAACCAAGCCAGTTGTAGGGATTATTATGGGCAGCGATTCCGATTTGCCCACCATGTCAAGCGCGATCGCAGTATGTGAAGAGTTTCAAATAGATTGTGAAGTTGCGATCGTTTCTGCCCATCGTACTCCAGAAAGAATGGTTAATTATGCCCAAACTGCCCATCAACGAGGAATTAAAGTAATTATTGCGGGGGCGGGTGGTGCAGCACATTTACCAGGAATGGTAGCGTCTCTAACTCCTTTACCAGTAATTGGCGTACCCGTTGCCACGAGGCATTTACAAGGAGTTGATTCTCTTTATTCAATTGTCCAGATGCCTGGAGGAATTCCTGTCGCGACAGTAGCAATTGGTAATGCTAAAAATGCTGGTTTATTAGCTATTCAAATTCTCGCGACTAGCGATCCTGAATTATTAACCAAAGTACAACAATATCGTCAAAGTTTAAATGAAATGGTAATGGAGAAACAAGCTAAATTAGCACAAATAGGTTATCAAGATTATTTAAACAATATGTAATTACTTTCAACCTTATATCTTGTACGTCATAAAATTGGCAAATGCTCTAATTACGCCTAGGTTTTTTACTTTTGTAGAGACGTAACATTTTACGTCTCTACCTGTTGACTTTTAATTATTCATTTTTTTCACTACAAATTTGATTCAGATTGTATTGAATATCTGCCCATTGTTGGGGAAATTTATCTCGGGTATAAACAACAGAAGCTTGCTTCAAAAAAAAGATTGCCTGAGCGATATTTTCTGATTTGTTACCTTTCAGACGATGACGATAAGCACCAGCTAAATTATTTTGAATCATTGCCCAATTGTAAGGAAATTGATTTAAGGTATGAATTGATAAAGCTTTTTGATAGCAAGCAATTGCCTCTTCAATATTCTCTTCTCTATCGCCTGTGGTTTTACTTTGAAAAGCATTACCCAAATTATTTTGTACCATTGCCCATTGATGGGGAAAATCTTGAGGTGTATAAATTCTTAAAGCCTCTTGAAGATGATGAATTGCGATTAGCAAATTTTCTTGTCGATTGCCATGTAGACGGTTAAGATAAGCATCTCCTAAATTATTATGATTAGCAGCCCAATCTTGAGGAAAATCATCAAAATTATGGACTAATAATGCTTGTTGATAATGAGCGATCGCATTGTCGATATTTTCAGCGCGATTGTCTTTGACACGATAGAGATAAGCAATACCTAAATTACGTTGAATATTTGCCCATCGGTAGGCATATTTTTCTTTCGTAAAAACTGTTAAAGCAAAATGATAAGACGCGATCGCATTCTCGATATTTTCTATTTTATTTCCCTTAATTCTATCTCGATAAGCATTAGCTAAATTGCCATGAATAGTTGCCCAACTTTCAGAAAATTGAAGTTTTTTATAAGGTTTTAAAGCAGTTTGATAACCAATAATTGCTACTTCTAAATTATTAACTTTATTTCCTCGCGGAAAATCACACAATAAATTACAAAAATTAACAATATCATTGGCAATACTACGAGCTTGCTCTGGTTGAACCGAACTAAAAGTTTCTGTAGCCCAATATTGAAGAATTATACTTAAATTATGATCGATTTTATCAAGATTTTTTTCTAAAATTGAATAGATTAATTGAGGTGTAGCTCGTTGAGATACTTGGTGTAAAACTGCCATTAAAAATTTAAAATATTCTTGGCGGTTAACTGTAGCTGAATTGTTTTTTTCTAATTGAAGTAATTTACTGGCTAAACTAATTAATCTTTCTGCATGATCTAGATATTGTTTTTTTCTAAGACTTTCTCCCACAGTAATTAAGTTACTAATTAAATTCTGGTCTACCAAATTTTTATGGGCGTTGAGAATTTCCACTTCTAATTCTCGTGGACTATTGAGCAGAGTTTCAATTAGCTTTAAATATAATTGTGTTTGTGGTTGAGTCATGGTCTGTTTGAAGATTAAGTGATGTTAAGTATTACTTATTAATTGTGCTTCAAATTAACTACATTTTTTTTGGAAAAGAAGTATTATATTTTTTGACCAGTTGCTTGGTATCTATTAATACTTTTAAGGAAAATATTATTTTTCAGTTTAATTAACAGTAAATTAGAACTATTACCCAACTTCTTACTCTGATTAGATAATAACTAAGGTTTGAAACTTCTAGTAAAATCGAAAAAAAATTAATTCAATTGGTTTCGTTTATGTTATTAATTCAACCTAAATATT includes these proteins:
- a CDS encoding Ferrochelatase, whose translation is MGRVGVLLLNLGGPEKIEDVRPFLYNLFSDPEIIRLPWQGLQKPLAWLISTLRAKKSQENYLQIGGGSPLLQITEAQAEALTAKLSELGKNAKVYIGMRYWHPFTEEAIAQIEKDQIEKVVILPLYPQFSISTSGSSFRVLEEMWKTDPKLQQIKYTLIPSWYDAPGYLEAMADLIAQELDQFDNPEQVQIFFSAHGVPVSYVEEAGDPYQKEIEECTRLIMQTLKRPNQYTLAYQSRVGPVEWLKPYTEDALKELGEQEVKDLLVVPISFVSEHIETLQEIDIEYREVAEEAGIENFRRVPALNTHPRFIESLAQLVIDSVDSNPRTFAQVTHPIDNMKMYPQERWQWGMTTAAEVWNGRLAMLGFIALLIELISGSGPLHLVGLL
- a CDS encoding glutaredoxin; protein product: MFDFLNPLFGRNPEKIKANVEIYTWVTCPFCIRAKMLLWWKGVDFTEYKIDGDEVARNQMAQRANGKRTVPQIFINNQHIGGCDNLYELDAQGELDSLLFEAAS
- a CDS encoding N-acetylglucosamine-6-phosphate deacetylase, producing MGNGKKIINACLPGFEELQQVEINEQGIINQIKPVSNNTIVNTEKQVIDLQGDWLSLGGIDLQINGALGLAFPDLQPEDLTKLSKICDFLWSQGVDGFLPTIVTTSIEKIQNSLATIDKFINSQTPSKKTAQIIGVHLEGPFLNYEKRGAHPAEYLLPLTIENLQQVLGSYQNLVKIITLAPELDSSGTTITYLHSQGIVISLGHSTATDEQAKTAFKLGASMVTHAFNAMPSLHHRQAGLLGEAIINAQVFCGLIADGNHVCPTMMKILLSASNYEQGIFLVSDALAPLGLPDGLYPWDSREIEINSGTAKLADGTLAGTTLPLLAGVNNLIKWEICSIEKAIAMATASPRQAIGLSGIAVGQPANLLRWHWNEAQKNLTWQRLDI
- a CDS encoding phosphoribosylaminoimidazole carboxylase catalytic subunit; this translates as MGSDSDLPTMSSAIAVCEEFQIDCEVAIVSAHRTPERMVNYAQTAHQRGIKVIIAGAGGAAHLPGMVASLTPLPVIGVPVATRHLQGVDSLYSIVQMPGGIPVATVAIGNAKNAGLLAIQILATSDPELLTKVQQYRQSLNEMVMEKQAKLAQIGYQDYLNNM
- a CDS encoding TPR repeat protein — translated: MTQPQTQLYLKLIETLLNSPRELEVEILNAHKNLVDQNLISNLITVGESLRKKQYLDHAERLISLASKLLQLEKNNSATVNRQEYFKFLMAVLHQVSQRATPQLIYSILEKNLDKIDHNLSIILQYWATETFSSVQPEQARSIANDIVNFCNLLCDFPRGNKVNNLEVAIIGYQTALKPYKKLQFSESWATIHGNLANAYRDRIKGNKIENIENAIASYHFALTVFTKEKYAYRWANIQRNLGIAYLYRVKDNRAENIDNAIAHYQQALLVHNFDDFPQDWAANHNNLGDAYLNRLHGNRQENLLIAIHHLQEALRIYTPQDFPHQWAMVQNNLGNAFQSKTTGDREENIEEAIACYQKALSIHTLNQFPYNWAMIQNNLAGAYRHRLKGNKSENIAQAIFFLKQASVVYTRDKFPQQWADIQYNLNQICSEKNE